From Punica granatum isolate Tunisia-2019 chromosome 1, ASM765513v2, whole genome shotgun sequence:
ATGCGTATCATAACTATGATAGAAGCAAATACTAACCCCAAGGAAATCTTAGAGTTTCCACATGGATTAAAGGGAACACCACAAGCCTTACTAAGCCTATAGATAACGAAGACATGGGTAAAAAGTGACATAAGCATCATTCCTATCCCAACAAGCATCATTGGCAGATTGAACTCTGTCCATTTCGAACGCGCCAGCTCAGCAACactatttaaaaatttgacataGGCGTCGATTTGGTGCTTCAGGGAAGATGGTGATAAATCATTGCTTTTACTTCTGTGAGAGGCATTGTCCTTGATCTGTCTGTAAGTCTTCTCTGCTTTCGTGTACATGTCTGCTATGCGAGAGATATCTTCAGATGAAAACCCAATCATAGATGAAGCTGAATAGATATCAATGTATCTTTTCACCTGTGAAAGAGCAACAATAGAACTACCTTAACGGATCCCTTGTTATTCACTACCATcagaaaaacaaataattatcACTGCAACAAGAAACTCAGTATGCACATTGTTCTTTATCAAACCCCTTTGTGATTCTTAAGATTCTCAGTGCTGGTCCTCACAGTATGCAAAAATTTTCGAAAGTAATAAAAAGGTAGTTATATCAAAACATGCACGAGACTGGGaaagttttcttcttttccacctctcttctttaaaaaatgaagaaaataagaaacaaCTTGATGGAACTATACAGAAAAACTGGTTTCTAAACATCTAAAAACacaagaaaacaaattttgCTCTATACattcttcatttttcaaaGTGAAAAATAGACAACAGGATAACTTAGAACAATTTTCTAAAACCGAGCAGGTTTTACTGAGAGCAACAGATCATATTTCGCCATCTACAAGTTCGAAAAGTTGTTGAAAGTATGTGAAATACATCAAAATATGAGGGGAAAAAAACCTTTATGAAGTGAAGAAGATTGAatatgtgatgattgtcgATCAGGCATGAAATTACCTGCCAAGTGTTGACACAAAGTACATTAGCATAATTAAGCAACCATTCTTTTGATGCCAATTCATATTGATCAAGTCCCATGGAATTGTCCTCAGAGTTCCCGGTATTGACCGCTAAAGCATACATCTCAGGATTAACATGCCCAATACTGCAAGAAATCAATCTCATGAGCGCTCGATTTTTCCGATTTACACCCAGTGAAGTCTCTTCCAAATAGAAATTTTCAGAACATTCAGTGCTTCAGAAGTTTGAATCAAATAATACAGGCAGAATATGGAAGGCTTTAAGAATAAGTACTAGAAGTTGGAAATTGACCCATATTGCGTAAATTGTCATCCACGGTTCACTTACAAAGTCAAGCTGAaggatatattaaaatttgacCAGAACTCATCAACTTAATAGAATTGACATCTTGATTTGCAAAATATAAGAGCGATGAAGCCATATCCGTTATTCAACCACAAGCTCTCACTGCATTAGCATTGCCAGAAGATTAACAAAGTCAATGGAACATGGCCATTGAAAGGGAGCTTACAGTGCACCTtccaaaaggaaaaggaatgCCCATCAAAGCTGAGACTGTGGCTGCAAAGTCGAGCTGCAGCAAAGATATCCTCAAGTACATGAagtacaataatatatatatatatatattactattaaTTATATACTATCTGactatttttatatttgttgaaTGATTCCTATATCAAGGACTACAAAAATAGCTGAGTGTACTATCCTCAGAAAATTGACCTGTTGGAAGTTGCTTATGCAAGACCTCCTCTCCTGAAAGATGAAgacaataaaaggaaaaatgagtGGTAATTTTAGGCAGGACATAGCAACTTTTAAGTCTCAGTTAAGAATGGAAACATTCATTCACTTTTCTCTTcaacgaaaatgaaaagagaaCTTCAAACGATTTGAGCATGTATTACTAACCATCTGCTCATCTGACTACAATCTAAACATGCTATATGTTTATTCACAATTGTTGTTCCTCTATAATTGCGTTCACTTTTAAGTGCAAGACAACAAGCTTAGAAAGAAAGATTAGCACGGACACAATCCTTAAGTAATTAACCAAAAGAGGTGCAACAAAGTAAGAGAAATTGAACAGAGACATTAATGATATAATTTAATCTGATGCATTGGAAAAATTGTTCGCAGGAAAACAAAACATACCAAATCAAATTCACAAGGAATGTCAAGTTCCGGTACTATTGGAGAGGGCGGCCTCCTAAAACTCATAGCAAAAGTTGATGTTTCAACCTGTAATAAGTAGATCGAGTTAACAAATAGCATGATTTCCAGAAGGACCAACTTGAGCTCACAAAGTCAAACATTTAATGCAACCTCTTCGGGGCTCCCTCCTCCATGATCACCATTAAGAGTTTGCCCATGGTCACCCATCACAAGAAGATATGTGTTTTCATGTAGTCCACCAGGTCTTGATTGGCTTTCGAGTGCATCAATTACTTTCTGAGGAAAATGATATGTGTAAAAATTCACAAGATGTAGGAGAGTCCGTTTTCCAACATTGAGATGAAATGATGAACAGAACCAATCTATcacatgagagagagagagagagagagagagagaagaaattcACAAAGAACCAAAGGCTAAATATCGGTGAAAAAGAATTGAGATGAATAATATGTTCTTTGAGCAATTACTTGAATGTCTGAAAAGATACCTCAAGAACACCATTGTACTGTTCCAACTTTTCTATCATTGGAGCAGAATCAACCCCAAATATGTGTCCAGCATGGTCCTGAACCACAACAACCAAAAGACCACTTAGCATGATGCACTCTGCCATTCTGCAATCCAAGGGTTAGGCAATTGCTTCTATTAAATGCCCTTGACTGGTAGCAGATAAATTTCTGGGATAAAGGAGAAAATATAAGATCAAGTTCACTAGCCCTAGTTTATGTAAAAATCGGGATAGAAGTCAGCAGTTTAGTAAGTCTTCACGAATACAGGCCAATTAGAGATATTTATCACAATTGAAGGACCATCaattttttcttcctcttttggGCCAAAAGGACCATCAGGTTTACTCACTGAGATTTGGAAACCAGcagatatataaattgaagAGAACACTtaacccaagaaaagaaaaagaaaaagatgaagaGAACAAGGACAATGAGGTCTCCATCCATTGATGAATGAGAAGGTAAAAGGTtcattgaaaagaatttttctaGTCATGAATGCAAATTAACATATTTGTCCTGGGCGACAAAGACAGAAATATTTACATGAATAATATTTcagaataaattaattattaatagcTGAAAGTGCAACGGCATGGGTTCAGTAGGCTATCAGTGCTGCCCAGTAAGATATGggagacaaaaagaaaagagttgACTTCTGTGAGTATGCACATCAATGAAGAAATTCTTCGTAAAAGAGTTATGGACATGGCAGCTACACTAAAACCAGAGTTTTCAGCTAGCTGATCAAATCAATCTGTTAGATATTTTTCTAGGTAAACGAAGTGAAGTTACTGGCTGTAGCCTAACTAGAGGATATGAAGAATAATATACATACCACACCGAGAAAATGAGCAATCAGAACATCCCAATCTTCTTCATACAATGTTGGAAGCAGGTTATCGATACATCCATTATCAacctggagagtcgaagaaaGACATCAGGGAGAGACTTCCTAAaagttgaatatatataaaacaaagGGTATACCGTGTGCAAATCTTTCACGTTAAAGGAAGGAAATGGATATGATTTTCTGAAATGATGAGGAAACAGTTGAACCCATGTGTCATCTCCCATCATCACTACCCGCTTCCCATTTTCAACCAGCTGTATTGGTCATTAcgtaaataaaattaacattaaacatttccaaattgaaagaaataaTTTCCTGGTATGGGGAATTAAATAAACCTGATGGATTAAGTTGTCTTCAACAATTGCTGGGGCACCAAAGCTATTTCCAACGTCGATGAAAGTAGGCAGCCCACCTGTTGTCAAGCCCTAGAACCATTAAAAGGGTGACAAGATACTGTCAGAGAATCATAAAAGCTTCATATgggatgtttgagcatgctaAGGACATCCCTGCCAAGACCACAGAGTTTGACCTTCAAACGCTGCAAGCTTGTCGTAGGCGGATCAGCGATTGCTTTAAATATTCTAGCAGATGATCCTTCTCCAAAAGCCAGCTTCTGTAGAACTGGTAATCTGTCCATCCATGGCTTTTTCTCTATAGGAGCCAAATGAATGGATCAGAGGCAGAACAAAATGTATGCACACTTTAATTCAGTCAAAAGATGCAGAAACATAGCTGCTTGTCGCCATAAAATGCAATATCCAGAGACGAACATTTCTATAATATAAACAACTACAGCTTTGTCTATACAGGAATCAATAGACGTGATCTGAGGCAAAGCAAACCCAATGAATGAGACAAAAACTCGAAGCTTGTCAACTATAAAGTAGTTCAAACACACAGAAACTTGCTGAATTGTTATCCAGTTTTGCCAACGACTGTGACTTGCAAACTATTGCCCAATGCAGTTTTCCCCAAGTCTCAACATTACTCATGGATCCTTCTAGTTCCTCTCAAATTCAAACTAATTTTTATAGACCTGCCTCTCGAAATTTCTCTCAACTGTTCTTTGCTTTGTCTTATGGGATTTAATGTGTGATAGCAACATCCAACTAGCCCAATAAATTATCTGGATTCATGGTAACAGCGAGGAAGATTGGTAAGATTGCTGACCTTTAAAGAACGAACTGGGAGCGACAAAGTCAAACCTGGAAGCACGGAAAGGCAACAACTCAGAAACAGCTGGAAGTACTTCAAAGAAACTCATTCAAGCATATACGCAAACAAATGGTGCGCATAAACACCTGATAGCATCGAGAACGATGATCACTAGTCGCCCAATGGCGGGCTTCGTCCAGCAGCGACCCTCGGTCGAGTTGACATCCGAGCCCTGAGGAGAATTAGAGAAGCAAGGAGATTCCTTGGAGACATCGGAGCAGTTGCTGTGGAATGGGAGCTCAGTGCGAGTCAGCAGGAACCCGCGCGTGAATATCAGAATCGCCACAGCGTGAAGCGCCATTATTGCCCAGAAGAAGCATAGTGTTCTCCATTTCTTCATTGACGATTCGGACAGCGATCTGCTACAGAAAGATCCGACCTTTGTTCCCTGTCGGAAGGATCTGTTCCTTCAGGCAGTCTCGTATTTTGATCGGAAAGGTCACTTCCTTAGGAGCCACGGAGAAATGTCGTCTCCAGGAACTGAAGTTTGAACAAGACCGTTTATTTCAGTTGGACCCTTGTCATTTTGGTGGGTTCTCGATATGCATCCTAAAGTTTGGGTTTTCTTGATTAACATCCTAAAGTTTGTGATGCCGTCCCATATCACCCCCCAACCAATGGTACAAGTGTCACCGATCTCAAATTCAATCGCCTGCAGCTCGT
This genomic window contains:
- the LOC116195655 gene encoding GPI ethanolamine phosphate transferase 3 isoform X4 — encoded protein: MKKWRTLCFFWAIMALHAVAILIFTRGFLLTRTELPFHSNCSDVSKESPCFSNSPQGSDVNSTEGRCWTKPAIGRLVIIVLDAIRFDFVAPSSFFKEKKPWMDRLPVLQKLAFGEGSSARIFKAIADPPTTSLQRLKGLTTGGLPTFIDVGNSFGAPAIVEDNLIHQLVENGKRVVMMGDDTWVQLFPHHFRKSYPFPSFNVKDLHTVDNGCIDNLLPTLYEEDWDVLIAHFLGVDHAGHIFGVDSAPMIEKLEQYNGVLEKVIDALESQSRPGGLHENTYLLVMGDHGQTLNGDHGGGSPEEVETSTFAMSFRRPPSPIVPELDIPCEFDLERRSCISNFQQLDFAATVSALMGIPFPFGRCTVISCLIDNHHIFNLLHFIKVKRYIDIYSASSMIGFSSEDISRIADMYTKAEKTYRQIKDNASHRSKSNDLSPSSLKHQIDAYVKFLNSVAELARSKWTEFNLPMMLVGIGMMLMSLFTHVFVIYRLSKACGVPFNPCGNSKISLGLVFASIIVMIRMWSLFSNSYILEEGKVANFLLATSGLVMLRYSIMRRKMLLEAGLFLILVAIIRFTIEIGLSKQAATSAFLHFNPSWMLGIDTSHHVWTHIFELLPMLALLLLVHLLYKAITGSSFGAISKITLLGTIFSYILIAMQWASENKMLGLASYGVGRNTLPRIIYAIGFGQILLLILSKLSCQEKAVVDCRRSIISDSLAMLSAWSSTVIIISGQQGPLVALATLIGGYCIVRFHDLEGNASGTPLVLAVNPLSLTQWCLFAVCLFFCTGHWCAFDGLRYGAAFIGFDEFVLVRQAILLTIDTFGFSHIIPIFGLPFLLLTAGDEKKGFPFARLSLVYMIYGFITAATVTATLLCVMVHRRHLMVWGLFAPKFVFDVVGLMLTDVLICVASLYFLGRTRDNTPAHDHAIGN
- the LOC116195655 gene encoding GPI ethanolamine phosphate transferase 3 isoform X1; its protein translation is MKKWRTLCFFWAIMALHAVAILIFTRGFLLTRTELPFHSNCSDVSKESPCFSNSPQGSDVNSTEGRCWTKPAIGRLVIIVLDAIRFDFVAPSSFFKEKKPWMDRLPVLQKLAFGEGSSARIFKAIADPPTTSLQRLKGLTTGGLPTFIDVGNSFGAPAIVEDNLIHQLVENGKRVVMMGDDTWVQLFPHHFRKSYPFPSFNVKDLHTVDNGCIDNLLPTLYEEDWDVLIAHFLGVDHAGHIFGVDSAPMIEKLEQYNGVLEKVIDALESQSRPGGLHENTYLLVMGDHGQTLNGDHGGGSPEEVETSTFAMSFRRPPSPIVPELDIPCEFDLERRSCISNFQQLDFAATVSALMGIPFPFGSIGHVNPEMYALAVNTGNSEDNSMGLDQYELASKEWLLNYANVLCVNTWQVISCLIDNHHIFNLLHFIKVKRYIDIYSASSMIGFSSEDISRIADMYTKAEKTYRQIKDNASHRSKSNDLSPSSLKHQIDAYVKFLNSVAELARSKWTEFNLPMMLVGIGMMLMSLFTHVFVIYRLSKACGVPFNPCGNSKISLGLVFASIIVMIRMWSLFSNSYILEEGKVANFLLATSGLVMLRYSIMRRKMLLEAGLFLILVAIIRFTIEIGLSKQAATSAFLHFNPSWMLGIDTSHHVWTHIFELLPMLALLLLVHLLYKAITGSSFGAISKITLLGTIFSYILIAMQWASENKMLGLASYGVGRNTLPRIIYAIGFGQILLLILSKLSCQEKAVVDCRRSIISDSLAMLSAWSSTVIIISGQQGPLVALATLIGGYCIVRFHDLEGNASGTPLVLAVNPLSLTQWCLFAVCLFFCTGHWCAFDGLRYGAAFIGFDEFVLVRQAILLTIDTFGFSHIIPIFGLPFLLLTAGDEKKGFPFARLSLVYMIYGFITAATVTATLLCVMVHRRHLMVWGLFAPKFVFDVVGLMLTDVLICVASLYFLGRTRDNTPAHDHAIGN
- the LOC116195655 gene encoding GPI ethanolamine phosphate transferase 3 isoform X3, with protein sequence MKKWRTLCFFWAIMALHAVAILIFTRGFLLTRTELPFHSNCSDVSKESPCFSNSPQGSDVNSTEGRCWTKPAIGRLVIIVLDAIRFDFVAPSSFFKEKKPWMDRLPVLQKLAFGEGSSARIFKAIADPPTTSLQRLKGLTTGGLPTFIDVGNSFGAPAIVEDNLIHQVDNGCIDNLLPTLYEEDWDVLIAHFLGVDHAGHIFGVDSAPMIEKLEQYNGVLEKVIDALESQSRPGGLHENTYLLVMGDHGQTLNGDHGGGSPEEVETSTFAMSFRRPPSPIVPELDIPCEFDLERRSCISNFQQLDFAATVSALMGIPFPFGSIGHVNPEMYALAVNTGNSEDNSMGLDQYELASKEWLLNYANVLCVNTWQVISCLIDNHHIFNLLHFIKVKRYIDIYSASSMIGFSSEDISRIADMYTKAEKTYRQIKDNASHRSKSNDLSPSSLKHQIDAYVKFLNSVAELARSKWTEFNLPMMLVGIGMMLMSLFTHVFVIYRLSKACGVPFNPCGNSKISLGLVFASIIVMIRMWSLFSNSYILEEGKVANFLLATSGLVMLRYSIMRRKMLLEAGLFLILVAIIRFTIEIGLSKQAATSAFLHFNPSWMLGIDTSHHVWTHIFELLPMLALLLLVHLLYKAITGSSFGAISKITLLGTIFSYILIAMQWASENKMLGLASYGVGRNTLPRIIYAIGFGQILLLILSKLSCQEKAVVDCRRSIISDSLAMLSAWSSTVIIISGQQGPLVALATLIGGYCIVRFHDLEGNASGTPLVLAVNPLSLTQWCLFAVCLFFCTGHWCAFDGLRYGAAFIGFDEFVLVRQAILLTIDTFGFSHIIPIFGLPFLLLTAGDEKKGFPFARLSLVYMIYGFITAATVTATLLCVMVHRRHLMVWGLFAPKFVFDVVGLMLTDVLICVASLYFLGRTRDNTPAHDHAIGN
- the LOC116195655 gene encoding GPI ethanolamine phosphate transferase 3 isoform X2, encoding MKKWRTLCFFWAIMALHAVAILIFTRGFLLTRTELPFHSNCSDVSKESPCFSNSPQGSDVNSTEGRCWTKPAIGRLVIIVLDAIRFDFVAPSSFFKEKKPWMDRLPVLQKLAFGEGSSARIFKAIADPPTTSLQRLKGLTTGGLPTFIDVGNSFGAPAIVEDNLIHQLVENGKRVVMMGDDTWVQLFPHHFRKSYPFPSFNVKDLHTVDNGCIDNLLPTLYEEDWDVLIAHFLGVDHAGHIFGVDSAPMIEKLEQYNGVLEKVIDALESQSRPGGLHENTYLLVMGDHGQTLNGDHGGGSPEEVETSTFAMSFRRPPSPIVPELDIPCEFDLERRSCISNFQQLDFAATVSALMGIPFPFGSIGHVNPEMYALAVNTGNSEDNSMGLDQYELASKEWLLNYANVLCVNTWQVKRYIDIYSASSMIGFSSEDISRIADMYTKAEKTYRQIKDNASHRSKSNDLSPSSLKHQIDAYVKFLNSVAELARSKWTEFNLPMMLVGIGMMLMSLFTHVFVIYRLSKACGVPFNPCGNSKISLGLVFASIIVMIRMWSLFSNSYILEEGKVANFLLATSGLVMLRYSIMRRKMLLEAGLFLILVAIIRFTIEIGLSKQAATSAFLHFNPSWMLGIDTSHHVWTHIFELLPMLALLLLVHLLYKAITGSSFGAISKITLLGTIFSYILIAMQWASENKMLGLASYGVGRNTLPRIIYAIGFGQILLLILSKLSCQEKAVVDCRRSIISDSLAMLSAWSSTVIIISGQQGPLVALATLIGGYCIVRFHDLEGNASGTPLVLAVNPLSLTQWCLFAVCLFFCTGHWCAFDGLRYGAAFIGFDEFVLVRQAILLTIDTFGFSHIIPIFGLPFLLLTAGDEKKGFPFARLSLVYMIYGFITAATVTATLLCVMVHRRHLMVWGLFAPKFVFDVVGLMLTDVLICVASLYFLGRTRDNTPAHDHAIGN